The following proteins are encoded in a genomic region of Camarhynchus parvulus chromosome 4A, STF_HiC, whole genome shotgun sequence:
- the SLC6A14 gene encoding sodium- and chloride-dependent neutral and basic amino acid transporter B(0+) isoform X1: protein MGMLSLPGFLSCGKKKVCAVLPGARWSGSQKTDSARPVWLVSYPKDFSLSYEGDPSCTDENAERGNWANKSEYLLSLVGYAVGLGNVWRFPYLAYQNGGGAFLIPYTIMLALAGLPLFFMECSLGQFASLGPVSAWRMLPLFQGVGITMVVLSTLVTIYYNVIIAYALYYLFASFQKVLPWSECFSWADELCSKTRIVNDCNTTFHGDIIRANYSFVTANNLTCINGTISYKPVQFPSEQYWNKVALQRSSGLDETGRIVWYLALCLLLAWIIVAAALYKGIKSSGKVVYFTALFPYVILLILLVRGATLEGALDGIEFYIGKESNITKLMEAEVWKDAATQIFFSLSTAWGGLVALSSYNKFHNNCYADAILVCVTNCATSVFAGFAIFSILGHMAFVSQRPVSEVVDSGFDLAFVAYPEALSQLPVSPLWSSLFFFMLVLLGLDSQFAIVETLTTTIQDINPSIMKKLRGPITLGVCAVLFLLGLICVTQAGIYWVNLIDHFCAGWGLLISGALEIIGIVYIYGGKRFIEDIEMMIGKKSNSFWVWWKICWFFVTPVLLIAILVWSLTTFSNPTYGSVIYPAWGNILGWCMIIFSIMWIPIVAIVKILKAEGNLLERIASCCRPAANWGPYLKRHRGERYSHMVDPKDKEHEIPTVSAIVYKRR, encoded by the exons ATGGGGATGCTCAGCCTGCCCGGCTTTCTGTCCTGCGGGAAGAAGAAG GTCTGTGCTGTCCTGCCAGGGGCCAGGTGGAGTGGCAGCCAAAAAACTGACTCTGCCCGTCCTGTCTGGCTGGTCAGCTATCCCAAG GACTTCAGTTTGTCATATGAAGGAGATCCCAGCTGCACCGATGAGAATGCGGAGCGTGGCAACTGGGCAAACAAAAGCGAATACCTGCTGTCCTTGGTGGGCTATGCCGTGGGCCTGGGCAACGTCTGGCGCTTTCCCTACCTCGCCTACCAGAATGGAGGAG GTGCTTTTCTAATCCCCTACACCATCATGCTGGCGTTAGCTGGCTTGCCCTTATTTTTCATGGAATGTTCCCTTGGGCAGTTTGCCAGTCTAGGGCCAGTTTCCGCCTGGAGAATGCTACCATTGTTTCAAG GAGTGGGCATCACAATGGTCGTCCTCTCAACACTTGTGACTATCTACTACAATGTTATCATTGCTTATGCACTCTACTATTTATTTGCCTCATTTCAAAAAGTGCTGCCGTGGTCAGAATGCTTTTCCTGGGCAGATGAACTCTGCAGCAAGACACGAATAG TAAATGACTGCAACACAACCTTCCATGGGGATATCATTCGTGCAAACTACTCATTTGTCACGGCCAACAATCTCACATGTATAAATGGCACCATAAGCTACAAACCAGTGCAATTTCCCAGTGAGCAATACTGGAA CAAAGTGGCTCTGCAGCGCTCGAGTGGGCTGGACGAGACCGGCAGGATCGTCTGGTACCTGgctctctgcctcctcctcgCCTGGATAATTGTTGCAGCTGCCCTGTATAAAGGAATCAAATCTTCTGGAAAG GTTGTCTACTTTACTGCACTCTTCCCATATGTCATCCTGCTCATCCTGCTGGTGCGAGGTGCCACCCTGGAAGGTGCTTTGGATGGCATAGAGTTCTACATTGGGAAGGAGTCCAACATCACCAAGCTGATGGAGGCAGAG gttTGGAAAGATGCAGCCACCCAgatatttttctccctgtctACAGCATGGGGCGGGCTTGTTGCTTTGTCTTCATACAACAAGTTCCACAACAACTGCTACGCAGATGCCATTCTAGTTTGTGTGACCAACTGTGCCACCAGTGTATTTGCTGGGTTTGCAATATTCTCCATCCTGGGACATATGGCATTTGTGTCTCAGAGGCCTGTCTCAGAGGTGGTGGACTCAG GGTTTGACCTGGCCTTTGTAGCCTACCCAGAGGCTCTCTCCCAGTTACCAGTTTCTCCTCTGTGgtcctccttgtttttcttcatgcttGTGCTTTTGGGCCTTGACTCCCAGTTTGCCATTGTAG AAACACTTACAACCACCATTCAAGATATAAATCCCAgcataatgaaaaaattaagagGACCTATAACCCTGGGTGTATGTGCAGTATTGTTTTTACTTGGGCTTATCTGTGTTACTCAg gcaggaatTTACTGGGTTAACCTAATAGATCACTTCTGTGCTGGATGGGGACTCCTCATTTCAGGTGCCCTGGAGATAATAGGCATCGTCTACATTTATG gaggaaaaaggtTCATTGAAGACATTGAAATGATGATTGGAAAGAAGAGCAATTCATTCTGGGTGTGGTGGAAAATATGCTGGTTTTTCGTCACTCCTGTGCTGTTAATA GCTATTTTGGTCTGGTCTTTGACCACATTTTCAAATCCCACTTATGGCTCAGTGATATACCCAGCCTGGGGAAACATTCTTGGCTGGTGCATGATCATCTTCAGCATCATGTGGATTCCTATTGTTGCTATTGTAAAAATACTTAAAGCTGAAGGAAACCTTCTTGAG cGCATTGCCAGCTGCTGCCGGCCTGCAGCAAACTGGGGCCCCTACCTGAAGCGTCACCGAGGGGAGCGGTACAGCCACATGGTGGACCCCAAGGACAAGGAGCACGAGATTCCCACTGTGTCTGCCATCGTATACAAGCGACGTTGA
- the SLC6A14 gene encoding sodium- and chloride-dependent neutral and basic amino acid transporter B(0+) isoform X2: MGMLSLPGFLSCGKKKDFSLSYEGDPSCTDENAERGNWANKSEYLLSLVGYAVGLGNVWRFPYLAYQNGGGAFLIPYTIMLALAGLPLFFMECSLGQFASLGPVSAWRMLPLFQGVGITMVVLSTLVTIYYNVIIAYALYYLFASFQKVLPWSECFSWADELCSKTRIVNDCNTTFHGDIIRANYSFVTANNLTCINGTISYKPVQFPSEQYWNKVALQRSSGLDETGRIVWYLALCLLLAWIIVAAALYKGIKSSGKVVYFTALFPYVILLILLVRGATLEGALDGIEFYIGKESNITKLMEAEVWKDAATQIFFSLSTAWGGLVALSSYNKFHNNCYADAILVCVTNCATSVFAGFAIFSILGHMAFVSQRPVSEVVDSGFDLAFVAYPEALSQLPVSPLWSSLFFFMLVLLGLDSQFAIVETLTTTIQDINPSIMKKLRGPITLGVCAVLFLLGLICVTQAGIYWVNLIDHFCAGWGLLISGALEIIGIVYIYGGKRFIEDIEMMIGKKSNSFWVWWKICWFFVTPVLLIAILVWSLTTFSNPTYGSVIYPAWGNILGWCMIIFSIMWIPIVAIVKILKAEGNLLERIASCCRPAANWGPYLKRHRGERYSHMVDPKDKEHEIPTVSAIVYKRR; this comes from the exons ATGGGGATGCTCAGCCTGCCCGGCTTTCTGTCCTGCGGGAAGAAGAAG GACTTCAGTTTGTCATATGAAGGAGATCCCAGCTGCACCGATGAGAATGCGGAGCGTGGCAACTGGGCAAACAAAAGCGAATACCTGCTGTCCTTGGTGGGCTATGCCGTGGGCCTGGGCAACGTCTGGCGCTTTCCCTACCTCGCCTACCAGAATGGAGGAG GTGCTTTTCTAATCCCCTACACCATCATGCTGGCGTTAGCTGGCTTGCCCTTATTTTTCATGGAATGTTCCCTTGGGCAGTTTGCCAGTCTAGGGCCAGTTTCCGCCTGGAGAATGCTACCATTGTTTCAAG GAGTGGGCATCACAATGGTCGTCCTCTCAACACTTGTGACTATCTACTACAATGTTATCATTGCTTATGCACTCTACTATTTATTTGCCTCATTTCAAAAAGTGCTGCCGTGGTCAGAATGCTTTTCCTGGGCAGATGAACTCTGCAGCAAGACACGAATAG TAAATGACTGCAACACAACCTTCCATGGGGATATCATTCGTGCAAACTACTCATTTGTCACGGCCAACAATCTCACATGTATAAATGGCACCATAAGCTACAAACCAGTGCAATTTCCCAGTGAGCAATACTGGAA CAAAGTGGCTCTGCAGCGCTCGAGTGGGCTGGACGAGACCGGCAGGATCGTCTGGTACCTGgctctctgcctcctcctcgCCTGGATAATTGTTGCAGCTGCCCTGTATAAAGGAATCAAATCTTCTGGAAAG GTTGTCTACTTTACTGCACTCTTCCCATATGTCATCCTGCTCATCCTGCTGGTGCGAGGTGCCACCCTGGAAGGTGCTTTGGATGGCATAGAGTTCTACATTGGGAAGGAGTCCAACATCACCAAGCTGATGGAGGCAGAG gttTGGAAAGATGCAGCCACCCAgatatttttctccctgtctACAGCATGGGGCGGGCTTGTTGCTTTGTCTTCATACAACAAGTTCCACAACAACTGCTACGCAGATGCCATTCTAGTTTGTGTGACCAACTGTGCCACCAGTGTATTTGCTGGGTTTGCAATATTCTCCATCCTGGGACATATGGCATTTGTGTCTCAGAGGCCTGTCTCAGAGGTGGTGGACTCAG GGTTTGACCTGGCCTTTGTAGCCTACCCAGAGGCTCTCTCCCAGTTACCAGTTTCTCCTCTGTGgtcctccttgtttttcttcatgcttGTGCTTTTGGGCCTTGACTCCCAGTTTGCCATTGTAG AAACACTTACAACCACCATTCAAGATATAAATCCCAgcataatgaaaaaattaagagGACCTATAACCCTGGGTGTATGTGCAGTATTGTTTTTACTTGGGCTTATCTGTGTTACTCAg gcaggaatTTACTGGGTTAACCTAATAGATCACTTCTGTGCTGGATGGGGACTCCTCATTTCAGGTGCCCTGGAGATAATAGGCATCGTCTACATTTATG gaggaaaaaggtTCATTGAAGACATTGAAATGATGATTGGAAAGAAGAGCAATTCATTCTGGGTGTGGTGGAAAATATGCTGGTTTTTCGTCACTCCTGTGCTGTTAATA GCTATTTTGGTCTGGTCTTTGACCACATTTTCAAATCCCACTTATGGCTCAGTGATATACCCAGCCTGGGGAAACATTCTTGGCTGGTGCATGATCATCTTCAGCATCATGTGGATTCCTATTGTTGCTATTGTAAAAATACTTAAAGCTGAAGGAAACCTTCTTGAG cGCATTGCCAGCTGCTGCCGGCCTGCAGCAAACTGGGGCCCCTACCTGAAGCGTCACCGAGGGGAGCGGTACAGCCACATGGTGGACCCCAAGGACAAGGAGCACGAGATTCCCACTGTGTCTGCCATCGTATACAAGCGACGTTGA